Proteins encoded in a region of the Agromyces protaetiae genome:
- a CDS encoding LLM class flavin-dependent oxidoreductase yields the protein MTKRLIVNVFEMNTPGHITHGLWRLPGNQRDRYSSIEYWTELARIAEAGGFDAVFLADVVGAYDVYDDDFAPAVQRGLQIPNNDPMLVIPAMAAVTEHLGFGVTFSTTYEPPFAFARRMSTLDHLTDGRVGWNIVTSYLPNAARNFGLAEQIPHDERYRIAEEYLDVLYKLWEGSWDDDAIEVDREGDRYADPAKVRRIDHEGEFFRVAGPHLSEPSRQRTPVLFQASASKAGTAFAAKHAEVLFTADRPAGALERNIAAIREAAVEAGRRADDTRYLVMATVIVGRTEAEAREKYEHYRAFRDAEGSFVHMSVPFHPLEHDPSITIREALVAEGRHDVIAEGGLPLELTVGAFRAGVDEAWDARFLAVGTPEQVADTIERWLDEDGIDGINLRQYHSYDTIRDFGELVTPELRRRGRMREAYVPGETLRERIFGEGARLPERHPAARYRGGANLREPAAAAAGRGE from the coding sequence ATGACCAAGCGACTCATCGTCAACGTGTTCGAGATGAACACGCCCGGTCACATCACACACGGCCTGTGGCGCCTTCCCGGGAACCAGCGCGACCGGTACTCGAGCATCGAGTACTGGACCGAACTGGCGAGGATCGCGGAGGCCGGCGGCTTCGACGCGGTGTTCCTCGCCGATGTCGTCGGTGCGTACGACGTGTACGACGACGACTTCGCGCCCGCGGTGCAGCGCGGCCTGCAGATCCCGAACAACGATCCGATGCTCGTCATCCCGGCGATGGCGGCCGTGACCGAGCACCTCGGGTTCGGCGTGACGTTCTCGACGACCTACGAGCCGCCGTTCGCGTTCGCGCGCCGCATGTCGACGCTCGACCACCTCACCGACGGCCGGGTCGGCTGGAACATCGTCACGAGCTACCTGCCGAACGCGGCCCGGAACTTCGGGCTCGCGGAGCAGATCCCGCACGACGAGCGCTACCGGATCGCGGAGGAGTACCTCGACGTGCTCTACAAGCTCTGGGAAGGCTCGTGGGACGATGACGCGATCGAGGTCGACCGCGAGGGCGATCGCTACGCCGACCCCGCCAAGGTGCGCCGCATCGATCACGAAGGTGAGTTCTTCCGGGTGGCCGGCCCGCATCTGTCGGAGCCGTCGCGGCAACGTACTCCCGTGCTGTTCCAGGCGTCCGCGTCGAAGGCCGGCACCGCGTTCGCGGCCAAGCACGCCGAGGTGCTGTTCACGGCCGACCGGCCCGCCGGCGCGCTCGAACGGAACATCGCGGCGATCCGCGAGGCCGCTGTCGAGGCCGGCCGGCGTGCGGACGACACCCGCTATCTCGTCATGGCGACCGTGATCGTCGGCCGCACCGAGGCCGAGGCGCGCGAGAAGTACGAGCACTATCGCGCGTTCCGCGACGCCGAGGGGTCGTTCGTGCACATGAGCGTGCCGTTCCACCCGCTCGAGCACGACCCGTCGATCACCATCCGCGAGGCGCTCGTCGCGGAAGGGCGTCACGACGTGATCGCGGAGGGCGGGCTGCCGCTCGAGCTCACGGTCGGCGCGTTCCGCGCGGGAGTCGACGAAGCCTGGGATGCTCGCTTCCTCGCGGTCGGCACGCCCGAGCAGGTGGCCGACACGATCGAGCGCTGGCTCGATGAGGACGGCATCGACGGCATCAACCTGCGGCAGTACCACTCGTACGACACGATCCGCGACTTCGGCGAGCTCGTCACGCCCGAGCTGCGGCGACGCGGGCGCATGCGCGAGGCGTACGTGCCGGGCGAGACCCTCCGTGAACGCATCTTCGGCGAAGGCGCGCGGCTTCCCGAGCGGCATCCGGCAGCCCGCTACCGCGGCGGCGCCAACCTGCGCGAACCGGCGGCCGCGGCCGCCGGGCGCGGGGAATAG